In Pelosinus sp. IPA-1, a genomic segment contains:
- a CDS encoding cyclodeaminase/cyclohydrolase family protein has product MLINKSITEFLAELKSDSAAPGGGSAAALAGAIGAALGIMVGNLTVSSAKYEAAHEESRKLISDLEKCLAALEKYIDEDTEAFNNVINAYKLPKSTEEEKLRRSDAIQEALKGASNLPLKVAKVCLEVLELSGKMLSIGNTNAASDAAVAGRMAQAAMWSAIYNVRINLGSIKDIDFVAELKGNIENIVVRSEVLMAQLIKTVDEKI; this is encoded by the coding sequence TTGCTAATAAATAAAAGCATTACGGAATTTTTAGCTGAGCTAAAATCAGACTCCGCCGCACCTGGAGGCGGGAGTGCAGCCGCCTTAGCAGGTGCTATCGGGGCGGCACTGGGAATTATGGTAGGGAATCTAACAGTAAGTAGTGCGAAATATGAGGCTGCGCATGAAGAAAGTAGAAAGTTAATTTCAGATTTAGAAAAATGTTTAGCGGCACTGGAAAAGTATATTGATGAGGATACCGAGGCATTTAATAATGTAATAAATGCATATAAGCTACCTAAAAGCACCGAAGAAGAAAAGTTACGTCGCAGCGATGCCATTCAAGAAGCACTTAAAGGTGCATCGAATCTACCCCTTAAGGTCGCCAAGGTTTGTTTAGAAGTATTGGAATTATCAGGGAAAATGCTTTCCATTGGCAACACGAATGCGGCTAGTGATGCAGCGGTAGCAGGGAGAATGGCACAAGCTGCCATGTGGTCCGCTATCTATAATGTACGGATTAATTTGGGTTCCATTAAGGATATAGATTTTGTTGCTGAACTGAAAGGCAATATAGAGAACATTGTAGTTCGCTCTGAAGTATTAATGGCTCAATTAATTAAGACCGTGGATGAAAAAATATAA
- a CDS encoding amino acid permease — protein MSNSNKPAVNVEELVPEKKGLNRGLKSRHMMMISIGGTIGTGLFLGAGQVVSEAGPVGAVLAFLFGGMVMYLALLCLGELAVAMPVSGSFQSYAVKFISPGVGFTVGWLYWINWAVCIAANFTASAIIMALWFPDVSIWIWCVLFAVLVTVLNLISVKVYGETEFWFAGIKVAAIIAFILAGAGLMFGAVGNEGAIGFSNFNTGAGLFPNGGWALFLTMITVVYSFQGSELVGVAAGECEDPGKNVPKVIKGVVFRIIVFYVLAIIVLGATIPYKEAGVLESPFAYVFGRIGIPIAKDIMSFVVLTSALSASNSALYVCSRLLWSMSKDGHAPKWLGHLNSGGVPINGIFLTLVLSGLSLLTSEYAADTVYIWLMSSVGLTGCLIWIVISWCQINFRKHFLELGGDLKDLVFRTPLYPILPIVAIILNICIIASLAFIEDQQIVLYTGLPIIAGIYLYYIFIHSKHEQKPADIAK, from the coding sequence CTGTCGAATTCCAATAAACCGGCAGTAAATGTGGAAGAGTTGGTTCCAGAGAAAAAAGGTCTTAATCGTGGTCTGAAATCAAGACATATGATGATGATTTCGATTGGCGGTACGATTGGTACCGGACTTTTTTTAGGTGCCGGACAGGTGGTAAGCGAAGCTGGGCCCGTTGGTGCTGTACTAGCGTTTCTCTTTGGTGGCATGGTGATGTATTTGGCTTTACTATGCTTAGGGGAGCTGGCCGTGGCAATGCCAGTATCAGGGTCATTCCAAAGTTATGCAGTGAAATTTATTTCCCCAGGAGTAGGTTTTACGGTAGGGTGGCTGTATTGGATTAATTGGGCAGTTTGTATTGCCGCTAACTTTACCGCTTCAGCCATTATTATGGCTCTATGGTTTCCTGATGTATCTATTTGGATATGGTGCGTATTATTTGCCGTGCTGGTAACTGTTTTGAACTTGATTTCAGTGAAGGTTTATGGTGAAACTGAGTTTTGGTTTGCTGGCATCAAAGTTGCCGCTATTATTGCCTTTATACTTGCAGGTGCTGGTTTGATGTTTGGTGCTGTTGGTAACGAGGGGGCAATTGGATTTTCTAATTTTAATACGGGAGCGGGATTATTTCCTAATGGTGGCTGGGCGTTGTTTTTAACTATGATTACAGTTGTATATTCTTTTCAGGGGTCGGAACTGGTGGGGGTGGCAGCTGGTGAATGTGAAGATCCCGGCAAAAATGTGCCTAAGGTTATTAAAGGTGTTGTATTCAGAATCATCGTATTTTACGTGTTGGCTATTATTGTTTTGGGGGCAACCATTCCCTACAAAGAAGCAGGAGTACTAGAAAGTCCCTTTGCATACGTATTTGGACGTATCGGTATCCCAATTGCGAAGGATATCATGAGTTTTGTTGTACTGACTTCTGCATTATCAGCCAGTAATTCTGCGCTTTATGTTTGTTCCCGATTATTGTGGTCAATGTCTAAAGATGGGCATGCTCCAAAATGGTTGGGTCATCTAAATTCGGGGGGCGTTCCCATTAACGGTATATTTTTAACACTGGTGTTATCCGGATTATCACTGTTGACTAGCGAATACGCTGCTGACACTGTGTATATATGGCTGATGTCTAGTGTAGGCTTAACTGGATGTTTAATTTGGATTGTCATTTCTTGGTGCCAGATTAATTTCCGTAAACACTTTTTGGAACTTGGCGGCGATTTAAAAGATTTGGTCTTCCGAACACCCTTATATCCCATTTTGCCAATTGTGGCAATTATCTTAAATATTTGTATTATCGCCAGTTTAGCATTTATTGAAGATCAGCAAATTGTTCTTTATACGGGCTTACCAATTATTGCAGGTATTTATCTGTATTATATTTTCATTCACAGCAAGCATGAACAAAAGCCAGCGGATATTGCAAAATAA
- the hutH gene encoding histidine ammonia-lyase, which yields MILLDGNSLTLEDVIKVARNYEEVRVSDKGREQIIASRRIVDKILEEEKPVYGISTGFGNFSTIFISKDERAKLQRNLILSHATGVGEHLPEDVVRSAMLLRANSLAKGYSGIRLSTVEMLINMLNKQICPAIPAKGSVGASGDLAPLSHIVLVMLGEGEAYLKGQLVKGDEALKSCGLEPIVLSGKEGLALINGTQIMTAVGTIVWHDAVNLMKAADIAAALSLEALKGTRAAFDPRISQVRAHLGQIATTENMLNLTAHSAIIASHSNCNKVQDAYSLRCVPQVHGASKDALRRAEETLTIEINAATDNPLIMPETGEAISGGNFHGQPIALVMDYLKLAIAELGNISERRTNRLLDVHLSELPPFLTAFPGVDSGLMITQYVAAALVSENKVLVHPASADSIPTSANQEDHVSMGTIAARQAREILDNVCNVIAIEMLAAAQGIDFLAPLTPGDGTLKAHQAIRNVVSHLDEDRVPAPDIKSLHDLIAGGRLVGEVEAIVGLLKIY from the coding sequence ATGATTTTATTAGATGGAAATTCTTTAACCTTAGAAGATGTAATAAAGGTAGCGCGCAACTATGAAGAGGTTAGGGTTAGTGATAAAGGTCGCGAGCAAATCATTGCCAGTCGAAGAATTGTTGATAAGATATTGGAAGAAGAAAAGCCTGTCTATGGTATTTCAACCGGGTTTGGTAATTTCAGCACTATATTTATATCAAAAGACGAAAGAGCTAAATTGCAACGCAATTTGATTCTAAGTCATGCTACCGGTGTTGGTGAACATCTGCCGGAAGATGTTGTCCGCTCTGCTATGCTGCTTAGAGCCAATTCATTGGCAAAAGGTTATTCGGGTATTCGTTTATCGACAGTGGAAATGCTGATAAACATGCTTAATAAACAAATCTGTCCAGCAATTCCAGCGAAAGGATCTGTTGGTGCCAGTGGGGATTTAGCTCCTCTTTCCCATATAGTATTAGTTATGCTGGGGGAAGGAGAGGCTTATCTTAAGGGGCAGTTGGTAAAGGGTGACGAAGCGCTGAAATCTTGCGGCTTAGAGCCAATTGTATTGAGCGGTAAGGAAGGGCTGGCTTTAATCAATGGAACACAGATTATGACAGCGGTTGGTACCATTGTCTGGCATGATGCCGTTAATCTGATGAAGGCAGCAGATATTGCAGCCGCATTAAGCCTAGAAGCATTAAAAGGTACCAGAGCGGCTTTTGATCCTCGCATTAGCCAAGTTAGAGCGCATCTCGGTCAAATAGCGACTACCGAAAATATGCTGAACTTAACGGCACATAGTGCTATCATTGCTTCTCACAGTAATTGCAACAAGGTACAGGATGCCTACTCACTGCGCTGTGTGCCACAAGTACATGGTGCTTCTAAGGATGCGCTCAGGCGTGCTGAGGAAACTTTGACTATAGAAATTAATGCGGCGACTGATAATCCACTTATTATGCCGGAAACAGGCGAAGCCATTTCCGGTGGAAATTTCCATGGTCAGCCCATTGCTTTGGTTATGGATTATCTTAAGCTCGCTATTGCTGAATTAGGCAATATTTCCGAACGGCGCACCAATCGCTTGTTGGATGTGCATTTAAGTGAGCTACCACCATTTTTAACAGCCTTTCCGGGGGTTGACTCCGGTCTAATGATCACGCAATATGTCGCAGCTGCATTGGTTTCGGAAAATAAAGTCTTAGTACATCCGGCTAGTGCAGACTCTATTCCCACTTCAGCTAACCAAGAAGACCATGTTAGCATGGGGACTATCGCTGCCCGTCAAGCAAGAGAAATTTTGGATAACGTCTGTAATGTGATAGCCATTGAAATGCTGGCAGCTGCGCAAGGCATTGATTTTTTGGCACCGCTTACGCCTGGAGATGGTACTCTTAAAGCACATCAAGCAATTCGAAATGTTGTATCGCATCTGGATGAAGATCGGGTACCGGCACCGGATATAAAGAGTCTTCATGATTTAATTGCTGGTGGTAGACTGGTTGGAGAAGTAGAAGCTATAGTTGGTTTACTAAAGATCTATTGA
- the ppdK gene encoding pyruvate, phosphate dikinase, whose product MKKFVYLFNQGCAEMRSLLGGKGANLAEMTNIGLPVPPGMTITTAACKEYYQNNKKLPATIIEEVRQNLAHLEQAIGKKLGDEVNPLLVSVRSGAVFSMPGMMDTILNLGLNEKTVQALAKNTNNLSFAYDSYRRFIQMFGDVVLEIHKHDFEQLLSEHKKKQGVIYDQEMSAETLRAVIDSYKVLVLERTGSPFPEEPIEQLFLSIEAVFRSWNNDRAFIYRNLNKIDHELGTAVNIQSMVFGNMGNDCGTGVAFTRNPSTGENLLYGEYLTNAQGEDVVAGIRTPQPIAKLAQEMPAVYAQFAKIANILETHYKNVQDIEFTIEKGTLYILQTRNGKRTAQAGIKIAHDLAAEGLISKQDALLLIEPAQLDQLLHRQIDPEAKLDIMATGLPASPGAASGTVVFDANHAEELGKKGQKVMLVRTETTPDDIHGIIAAQGILTSRGGMTSHAAVVARGMGKPCVCGCEAIKINYHTKTFIIGQTIISEGDLISIDGTTGRVMLGLVPMKDPELSSEYLTLLDWADEYKRLEVRANADNPADAKRALDFGAKGIGLTRTEHMFMGQDRLPFVQDMILAENFEERSKALSHLLPMQEEDFYGILKVMAGYPVCVRLLDPPLHEFLPSMNELLIETTKLQMTGENMQLLAEKEGLLRKVRTLHESNPMLGHRGCRLGITFPEIYEMQIQAICNAAARLTLEGYTVLPEIEIPLTIGIAEMNFFKEKIDSIAKATMDKHKVTFHYTSGTMIELPRAALLAGELAESAEFFSFGTNDLTQTCLGFSRDDAEGKFLNDYLEMKILADNPFITLDQKGVGKLMEIAVENGRKTRPGLLIGICGEHGGEARSIAFCHQIGLDFVSCSPYRVPIARLAAAQAAISKGETYGTK is encoded by the coding sequence ATGAAAAAATTCGTATACTTATTTAACCAAGGTTGCGCTGAAATGCGTTCACTACTAGGAGGCAAGGGAGCCAACTTAGCGGAGATGACTAATATTGGTCTACCTGTTCCGCCGGGCATGACGATTACCACTGCTGCTTGCAAAGAGTATTATCAAAACAATAAGAAGCTCCCTGCCACTATCATAGAAGAGGTGCGCCAAAATTTGGCGCACTTAGAACAAGCCATTGGTAAAAAGTTAGGGGATGAAGTTAATCCCCTCTTAGTTTCTGTTCGTTCTGGAGCCGTATTTTCTATGCCTGGCATGATGGATACCATCTTAAATCTTGGTTTAAACGAAAAAACGGTACAAGCTCTCGCTAAAAATACGAATAATCTCTCCTTTGCTTACGATTCATATCGCCGTTTTATTCAAATGTTTGGTGATGTCGTACTAGAAATTCATAAACATGACTTTGAGCAGCTTTTGTCGGAACACAAGAAAAAACAGGGTGTTATCTATGACCAAGAGATGTCTGCCGAAACATTGCGGGCTGTAATTGATAGTTATAAAGTTTTAGTCTTAGAGCGGACAGGCTCTCCTTTTCCTGAAGAGCCTATTGAGCAGTTATTCTTATCAATTGAAGCCGTATTCCGTTCTTGGAATAACGATCGCGCCTTCATCTATCGGAATTTAAATAAAATTGACCACGAATTAGGCACTGCTGTAAACATTCAATCTATGGTTTTTGGTAATATGGGTAATGACTGTGGTACAGGTGTAGCTTTTACTAGGAATCCTTCCACTGGAGAAAATCTGTTATATGGAGAATATCTAACGAATGCCCAAGGAGAAGACGTAGTAGCTGGCATTCGCACGCCGCAACCAATTGCTAAATTGGCGCAGGAAATGCCTGCTGTTTATGCCCAATTTGCCAAAATTGCCAACATACTAGAAACTCATTACAAAAATGTACAAGATATTGAATTTACTATTGAAAAAGGTACCTTATACATCCTACAAACTAGAAATGGTAAGCGTACTGCCCAAGCAGGAATCAAGATTGCCCATGATTTAGCAGCAGAAGGTTTAATTAGTAAGCAAGATGCCCTATTATTAATTGAACCAGCTCAATTAGATCAACTACTCCATCGCCAGATTGATCCTGAAGCTAAACTTGATATCATGGCTACCGGTCTACCAGCTTCCCCTGGTGCAGCATCAGGAACTGTAGTTTTTGATGCCAACCATGCAGAAGAGTTAGGTAAAAAAGGGCAAAAAGTAATGTTAGTACGCACAGAAACAACTCCCGATGATATTCATGGCATTATTGCTGCTCAGGGTATCTTAACAAGTCGTGGTGGTATGACTAGCCATGCCGCCGTAGTAGCTCGTGGTATGGGGAAACCTTGTGTTTGTGGTTGTGAAGCAATCAAAATTAACTATCATACAAAGACCTTTATTATTGGACAAACCATCATCAGCGAAGGAGATCTTATCTCCATTGACGGTACTACAGGCCGCGTGATGTTAGGTCTTGTGCCAATGAAGGATCCTGAACTATCTTCAGAATACTTGACACTCTTAGATTGGGCTGATGAATATAAGCGCCTTGAAGTTAGAGCCAATGCGGATAACCCTGCAGATGCAAAAAGAGCGTTAGATTTCGGCGCCAAGGGTATCGGATTGACTCGTACCGAGCATATGTTTATGGGACAAGACCGCTTGCCTTTTGTACAAGATATGATTTTAGCAGAAAACTTTGAGGAACGCAGTAAAGCCCTATCCCATCTCTTACCGATGCAGGAGGAAGATTTTTATGGAATATTAAAAGTCATGGCCGGATATCCTGTATGCGTTCGTCTCTTAGATCCTCCACTTCATGAGTTTCTTCCTAGCATGAATGAATTGCTTATTGAAACGACTAAGCTCCAAATGACAGGAGAAAATATGCAGCTATTAGCAGAAAAAGAAGGACTACTGCGAAAAGTTCGCACTCTCCATGAATCCAATCCAATGCTTGGGCATCGAGGTTGCCGTCTAGGCATTACCTTCCCCGAGATATATGAAATGCAAATACAAGCTATCTGCAATGCAGCTGCGCGTTTAACACTAGAAGGCTACACCGTTTTACCAGAAATAGAAATTCCTTTAACCATTGGCATTGCCGAGATGAACTTTTTTAAAGAAAAAATTGATAGTATTGCTAAAGCTACCATGGACAAGCATAAGGTAACTTTCCACTACACTTCAGGTACCATGATAGAATTGCCAAGGGCAGCACTCTTAGCTGGTGAGCTGGCAGAGTCAGCTGAATTCTTCAGTTTTGGTACCAATGACCTTACACAAACTTGCTTAGGTTTCAGTCGAGATGATGCAGAAGGCAAATTCTTAAATGATTATCTAGAGATGAAAATTTTAGCGGACAACCCCTTTATTACGTTAGATCAAAAAGGTGTCGGCAAGCTTATGGAAATCGCCGTAGAAAATGGCCGAAAAACCAGACCCGGTCTTCTGATTGGTATTTGTGGTGAACACGGTGGCGAGGCCCGTTCCATTGCATTTTGCCACCAAATTGGCCTTGATTTCGTTAGCTGCTCCCCTTACCGCGTACCTATTGCTCGTTTAGCCGCTGCCCAAGCTGCAATTAGCAAGGGAGAAACTTACGGAACTAAATAA
- a CDS encoding pyruvate, water dikinase regulatory protein: MNTLYNSHTPAVYVLSDSIGETGELVVKAAISQFDGAHIEIQRKPYLKSSLQIDAVLEEASKTKGAIVYTLVRPDLKSALETKAQALGLIHVDIMGPVISALQKITNLSPRNEPGLIRKIDEAYFTKVEAIEFAVKFDDGKDPRGLLQADIVITGVSRASKTPLCMYLAHKGIKAANVPLVKEIPPPPELFQVPPHKVVGLTIKPSLLFEIRRERLRAMGLQPSSSYANLERIVEELDYAQAIMRKIGCPTIDITNKATEETAARVLDFYRKGVAEQ; this comes from the coding sequence TTGAACACTTTATATAACAGCCATACACCTGCTGTCTACGTATTGTCTGATTCCATTGGAGAAACAGGCGAATTGGTTGTAAAGGCGGCAATCAGTCAATTTGATGGAGCGCATATTGAAATTCAACGCAAGCCCTACCTAAAATCATCTTTACAAATCGATGCCGTTCTCGAAGAGGCATCTAAAACCAAAGGCGCTATCGTATATACATTAGTTCGCCCTGATTTAAAAAGTGCATTAGAAACCAAAGCCCAAGCATTAGGACTTATTCATGTAGATATTATGGGTCCAGTCATTTCTGCTTTGCAGAAAATTACCAATTTATCTCCTCGTAATGAACCTGGACTCATTCGCAAAATAGATGAAGCTTATTTTACCAAAGTAGAAGCCATTGAGTTTGCTGTAAAATTTGATGATGGCAAAGATCCTCGAGGCCTATTACAAGCCGATATTGTAATAACAGGAGTATCTAGGGCCTCTAAGACACCTTTATGTATGTATTTGGCCCATAAAGGCATTAAGGCCGCTAACGTGCCTCTTGTAAAGGAAATTCCGCCGCCACCCGAACTTTTTCAAGTGCCTCCCCATAAAGTCGTCGGACTTACTATCAAGCCTTCCTTATTATTTGAAATACGCAGGGAGCGCTTAAGAGCTATGGGGTTACAGCCATCTAGCAGCTACGCAAATTTGGAACGAATCGTTGAAGAACTAGATTATGCGCAAGCAATTATGCGAAAAATAGGCTGCCCTACTATCGATATCACAAATAAAGCTACTGAGGAAACTGCTGCAAGAGTTTTAGATTTTTATCGCAAAGGAGTCGCTGAACAATGA
- a CDS encoding helix-turn-helix transcriptional regulator — protein sequence MEGEYIIQLTMRQTHILEIIQSLGPITGNQIAEKLNLSRAALRSDLAILTMSKLIGAKPKVGYYFIGQDLQKLKTMSFDTILVGDAHSLPIVVKENSSVYDAIVTLFIEDVGTIFVVSEGNFLEGAISRKDLLKAAMGGKNNNELPVSIIMTRMPKIILTTPEESVLSAAQKLLYHQVDALPVVKAVKEGENTKFQVVGRFTKTNIARLFVQLAES from the coding sequence TTGGAAGGTGAATATATTATACAACTTACAATGCGACAGACTCATATTTTAGAAATAATTCAGTCTCTCGGCCCTATTACAGGAAACCAGATTGCAGAGAAGCTTAATTTAAGCAGGGCAGCATTACGCTCAGATTTGGCCATTTTAACAATGTCTAAATTAATTGGTGCCAAACCTAAAGTAGGCTATTACTTTATAGGACAGGATCTGCAGAAACTAAAAACAATGTCTTTTGATACCATCCTTGTAGGGGATGCTCATTCCTTACCTATTGTTGTAAAAGAAAATAGTTCTGTCTATGATGCTATTGTCACTTTATTTATTGAAGACGTAGGCACTATTTTCGTTGTATCAGAAGGAAATTTTCTTGAGGGAGCAATCTCTAGGAAAGATTTACTAAAGGCTGCAATGGGAGGGAAAAATAATAACGAACTTCCTGTTAGTATTATTATGACTCGAATGCCTAAGATTATTTTGACTACACCAGAAGAATCTGTGTTGTCAGCAGCACAAAAACTCTTATATCATCAAGTGGATGCTTTACCAGTGGTAAAAGCCGTAAAGGAGGGTGAAAATACAAAATTTCAAGTTGTTGGTCGTTTTACCAAGACAAATATTGCACGTCTTTTTGTCCAATTAGCAGAAAGCTAA
- a CDS encoding M48 family metallopeptidase: MTHSIARQAKMIITLLVSLFIVFGVVPNGAQAAIISTQGEIDIGRDVGKQLEKQYGLVGDPALEERVTKIGMNMVAVSERRNLPYTFKVLNSNEVNALAAPGGFIYLFKGLVDLMPSDDELAGVIGHEIGHVVKRHTVHQIEKNLLMNVGFMAVFGDRGIALQSLAMDVIMAGYSRSDEREADYLGYIHSSKAGYNPYSMTMGLMKLSSLDQHYQYDLFSDHPEGKERIALIQGYLEKDHVHPKAQLTADKKGAIVVDGTWKLPTITVLYNGVTPLYRAYETAGALYRVSQLAEYNPDTYILDYDGENIVINYNDIRILVITPEDALAYNTNQMELAGLYVDKLKEWDRKKL, translated from the coding sequence ATGACACATAGTATAGCACGGCAGGCCAAAATGATTATAACTCTACTTGTTAGCCTTTTTATTGTATTTGGGGTGGTACCAAATGGTGCTCAAGCTGCTATTATCAGTACTCAGGGTGAGATTGATATTGGACGAGATGTAGGGAAGCAGTTAGAAAAACAATATGGTTTAGTGGGTGACCCGGCTTTAGAGGAACGTGTAACTAAAATAGGGATGAATATGGTGGCAGTGAGTGAACGGAGAAATTTACCTTATACTTTTAAAGTATTAAATTCAAATGAGGTAAATGCCCTCGCCGCACCTGGTGGATTTATCTATCTATTTAAAGGGTTGGTAGATTTGATGCCGTCAGATGATGAATTGGCTGGAGTGATTGGCCATGAAATTGGCCATGTAGTTAAACGTCATACAGTGCATCAAATTGAAAAAAATCTTTTGATGAATGTAGGATTTATGGCTGTGTTCGGTGATCGAGGTATTGCATTACAAAGTCTTGCAATGGATGTTATCATGGCTGGTTATAGTCGTAGTGATGAGCGGGAAGCTGATTACTTAGGATATATTCATTCTTCTAAGGCAGGGTACAATCCGTATAGCATGACGATGGGGTTAATGAAACTCTCTAGTTTGGATCAGCACTATCAATATGACTTATTCTCAGATCATCCAGAGGGAAAGGAACGTATTGCATTAATACAAGGCTATTTAGAGAAGGATCATGTACATCCAAAAGCGCAATTAACAGCAGATAAGAAAGGTGCAATCGTGGTAGACGGAACATGGAAATTACCAACTATTACGGTATTATACAATGGAGTCACACCCTTATATAGAGCCTATGAAACGGCAGGAGCATTATATCGTGTCAGTCAATTGGCAGAATATAATCCCGATACATATATCTTAGATTATGATGGTGAAAACATAGTTATAAATTATAATGACATTCGTATTCTTGTCATTACCCCAGAAGATGCCTTAGCCTATAATACGAACCAAATGGAGCTGGCTGGATTATATGTTGATAAGCTAAAAGAATGGGACAGGAAAAAGTTGTAG
- a CDS encoding universal stress protein, translated as MNQSRFRKILVPLDGSKNAFRALSCACDLAGFSNATIELLYVLLLSKEVASTHINNISVPDSVINDLQENGQNILRMGLQQIPSSINVTYSLEVGSPSEKIIEISQNNKTDLIVMGSRGLGVLKGILVGSVSSYVVHHSQCPVMVVK; from the coding sequence ATGAATCAGTCCCGTTTTCGAAAAATTCTCGTACCCCTAGATGGCTCTAAAAACGCCTTCCGAGCATTATCCTGTGCCTGTGACTTAGCCGGATTTTCTAATGCCACCATAGAACTGCTCTATGTCCTGCTTCTTTCTAAGGAGGTAGCGTCTACTCATATCAATAATATTTCGGTTCCTGATAGTGTAATTAATGATCTCCAGGAAAATGGTCAAAATATTTTAAGAATGGGTTTACAGCAAATCCCCTCCTCCATAAATGTAACCTATTCACTTGAAGTAGGTTCCCCTTCCGAAAAAATTATTGAGATTTCTCAAAATAACAAAACCGACTTAATTGTTATGGGCAGCCGAGGCTTAGGAGTCCTCAAGGGAATATTAGTCGGAAGTGTTAGCAGTTATGTCGTTCATCATTCCCAATGCCCTGTTATGGTAGTAAAATAA
- a CDS encoding DHA2 family efflux MFS transporter permease subunit produces the protein MKYLVLCTVCLGTVLSSYVSSCTNIALPNIMAALNFDMNSIVWVSLSYLLPYGSILPLTGKLGDQFGAKKMYIAGLITFTIGSLLCGVASNSTTMLVYRIIQGIGAGMLLPNAMIIVVETFEPHERGQALGIWSAMAAAGSAMGPTIGGYLIENIDWRSIFFSVLPFCALSIVLAFIMIPKSKRNANSQADFWGASLLTISLSALLVALNKGQIEGWTSLYITLLFYLSFAAFVLFIVAELHVEHPMVEINLFRNVNFAIANILGFISFLALYGVMFLLPFFLKSILLYSSISAGVMLLPLTVTMVIFAPLGGGIADKFGSRIPAFLGIMLISFSIYLLTSINANYSARDFFIRLVLMGMGLGFTMSPLSNCAISSLPKDKVGMGSGILNLFKIIGGSIGVVFVETILSNSEVRHYQILSEYLNAPNRAPQEVFKILQALWGNQGMNSDMLTSAAHGWFTGEGFLVPQRYAIFKATLAKIVHQQANILSFEDVFYILAILCFCSSFLALFIKTNSHPQQKKPT, from the coding sequence ATGAAATATCTAGTTTTATGCACTGTTTGTCTTGGCACTGTGCTAAGTTCTTATGTCAGTAGTTGTACGAATATTGCTTTACCAAATATTATGGCCGCTTTAAATTTTGACATGAATTCAATTGTCTGGGTTTCGCTAAGTTATCTTCTCCCTTACGGTTCCATCCTGCCGTTAACTGGTAAACTAGGTGATCAATTCGGAGCAAAAAAGATGTATATTGCTGGCCTTATTACCTTTACCATTGGCTCTTTATTATGCGGTGTAGCCTCAAACTCAACCACAATGCTTGTATACCGTATTATCCAAGGAATTGGGGCTGGGATGTTATTGCCCAATGCTATGATCATTGTAGTAGAAACCTTTGAGCCCCATGAACGTGGTCAAGCGCTAGGAATTTGGAGCGCAATGGCAGCTGCCGGCAGTGCTATGGGACCAACTATCGGTGGTTACTTAATCGAAAATATTGACTGGCGTTCCATTTTCTTCTCTGTGTTACCATTTTGCGCACTTAGTATTGTTTTGGCTTTTATCATGATACCCAAGTCGAAGCGTAATGCAAATTCACAGGCTGATTTTTGGGGGGCGTCTTTGCTAACTATTAGTTTAAGTGCCTTACTGGTTGCCTTGAACAAAGGGCAAATTGAGGGGTGGACGTCTCTTTATATTACACTGCTTTTTTATCTATCCTTTGCCGCTTTTGTTCTTTTTATCGTTGCAGAACTACATGTTGAACACCCAATGGTGGAAATTAATTTGTTTCGTAATGTTAATTTTGCTATCGCGAATATCCTTGGGTTCATCTCATTTTTAGCACTATATGGCGTAATGTTTCTACTCCCCTTTTTTTTAAAGTCTATACTACTCTATAGTTCTATATCTGCCGGAGTGATGCTGCTCCCTTTAACGGTAACTATGGTTATTTTTGCACCTTTAGGCGGAGGAATTGCGGATAAATTCGGTTCTCGCATCCCTGCCTTTTTAGGAATAATGCTCATCTCTTTTTCCATATATTTGCTGACCAGCATCAATGCCAATTACTCTGCTCGTGATTTTTTTATCCGTCTTGTATTAATGGGCATGGGGTTAGGCTTTACCATGTCGCCCCTTAGTAATTGCGCTATATCTTCCTTGCCGAAAGATAAAGTAGGGATGGGCTCTGGCATACTAAATTTATTTAAGATCATCGGCGGCAGCATCGGGGTAGTATTCGTAGAAACAATATTGAGCAACAGTGAAGTACGCCACTATCAGATTTTGAGTGAATATTTAAATGCACCAAACCGGGCACCTCAAGAAGTGTTTAAAATACTCCAAGCACTATGGGGTAATCAAGGAATGAATTCAGATATGCTAACATCGGCTGCTCATGGATGGTTCACTGGGGAAGGTTTTTTAGTGCCGCAACGATACGCCATTTTTAAAGCTACACTAGCCAAAATAGTACATCAACAAGCTAATATTTTATCTTTTGAAGATGTCTTTTATATTTTAGCCATTCTTTGCTTTTGCAGCAGTTTCCTAGCTTTATTCATTAAAACTAACAGTCACCCACAGCAAAAGAAGCCAACTTAA